From the genome of Planktothrix sp. FACHB-1365, one region includes:
- a CDS encoding DciA family protein, with the protein MQSLHQVLSLLQSQILTPEQQQFQELCQYWPEIVGTVARLHSRAVSWHRGVLNVATSSSTWSQELTLKRIQLLYRLNQKLLFPVEDIRFSTAQWRYQSHGEQHRSPGSSSDEFSQLWQDHPSRVNLPPTPTEPLIHSHPHGSTTPLTAFQRWANSIQQRSQHIPLCPQCHCPTPPGELTRWSVCCLCAMQTLEGPGTEA; encoded by the coding sequence ATGCAATCCCTCCATCAAGTCTTAAGTCTGCTTCAATCTCAAATTCTCACCCCAGAACAACAACAATTTCAAGAACTTTGTCAATATTGGCCGGAAATTGTCGGAACTGTTGCTCGTCTTCATAGCCGTGCGGTGAGTTGGCATCGAGGGGTGTTGAATGTTGCCACCTCTAGCTCCACTTGGTCACAAGAGTTGACTTTAAAACGAATACAACTGCTGTATCGATTAAATCAAAAACTATTATTTCCCGTTGAGGATATCCGGTTTTCTACGGCGCAATGGCGATATCAATCTCATGGGGAGCAACACCGTTCTCCGGGTTCAAGCTCAGATGAATTTTCTCAACTTTGGCAGGATCATCCAAGTCGGGTTAATTTGCCTCCAACCCCCACCGAACCTTTAATTCATTCTCATCCTCATGGTTCTACTACGCCGTTAACCGCTTTTCAACGTTGGGCCAATAGTATTCAACAGCGATCGCAACATATCCCCCTCTGTCCTCAATGTCACTGTCCAACTCCTCCAGGGGAATTGACTCGCTGGTCAGTTT